From Coccinella septempunctata chromosome 4, icCocSept1.1, whole genome shotgun sequence, a single genomic window includes:
- the LOC123311535 gene encoding twist-related protein 2-like: MYESSCSNSSSPSYRESGELVSSEYEDFSTTKLMDLTNATEKYLPVTLPQMEENNPQSQFSFYYQYNRDQQFLQENVKFYDNQYYHKPLENHRNPPEPPQYLDSKMQLDNMNIKVEIEDEPIHMMKTKSYGRKRKSTSSDDENSFGIKKPRRKMPQSYEDVQNQRIMANVRERQRTQSLNEAFASLRKSIPTLPSDKLSKIQTLKLASRYIAFLYHVLSTSSPDMAGENDILGNVCSYTAHEKLSRAFSMWRMEGDWNNQL, translated from the coding sequence ATGTACGAAAGCAGTTGCAGCAACTCATCTTCCCCGTCTTACAGGGAAAGCGGCGAATTGGTGTCTTCCGAGTATGAGGATTTCTCAACAACGAAACTGATGGATTTAACGAACGCGACTGAGAAATATTTGCCAGTTACGTTGCCGCAAATGGAAGAAAACAATCCCCAATCTCAGTTCAGCTTCTACTATCAGTACAATCGCGATCAGCAATTTCTTCAGGAAAACGTCAAGTTCTACGATAATCAGTATTACCATAAACCATTGGAGAACCACCGGAACCCCCCGGAGCCTCCCCAGTACCTCGACTCCAAGATGCAACTGGACAACATGAACATCAAAGTGGAAATTGAAGACGAACCAATACACATGATGAAAACGAAATCTTACGGTAGGAAGAGAAAATCCACCAGTTCAGACGATGAAAACTCCTTCGGCATCAAGAAGCCCAGGAGGAAAATGCCTCAGTCCTATGAGGACGTGCAGAACCAGAGGATTATGGCGAATGTGAGGGAACGACAACGCACTCAAAGCTTGAACGAAGCTTTCGCAAGTTTGAGGAAAAGCATACCCACCTTACCGTCGGATAAACTATCCAAAATTCAAACCTTGAAGCTGGCATCCAGGTACATCGCGTTCTTGTATCACGTATTATCAACATCATCTCCGGATATGGCTGGAGAAAACGATATTTTAGGGAATGTATGCTCTTACACCGCACATGAGAAATTATCCAGGGCTTTCAGCATGTGGAGAATGGAAGGTGACTGGAATAATCAACTTTAG